The genomic segment TCGTTGCGGTTCCAGGCGGCGGCCAGGCGGATGCCGCTGGGCAGCGCGGAGGCCGGGTCGAGCCACAGGTCGGCGAGCCGCAGCGACTCCTCCACCTGGTGACGCTCGAACATGTTCACCGCGGGGTCACCGGCGGCGGACAGCTGACTCTGGGCGACCTGGCGAGCGAGGTCCCAGTTCACCGGGCCGCTGCCGGGCCCGGCGAACATCTGCTGCAGCTGCGCCATGAACTGCTGCATCTGCTGCGGGTCGGAGGGGTCGGGCGGCTGGGCCCCCGGCAAGGAGAAGCCGAACGGGATATCAGGCACGTGTCCAACCGTACGCGCGAAACGCCCGCTCCGGACCGATGGCGGTGTCAGCTCAGAGAGAACTCAGGGAGGGGCGATAGTCTCACGCGCATGAGACGTCGTGGTGTCACCGTAATCCTCGGCGCCCTGATCACCGCCCTGCTGGCAGTCGGTGTGATGGCCGCACCCCTGCCGTACGTGGTGTTGAAGCCCGGCCCGACCGTGAACACGCTCGGATCGGACAACGGCACCGAGGTGATCCAGGTGACGGATGCGAAGACCACGACGTCGGCCGGCCAGCTCCGCCTGACCACGGTGAACGTGCAGTCGCAGGTCGAGCTGGTGTGGGCGATCAGCAGCTGGTTCAGCTCGTCCGACGCGGTCGTCCCGCGGGAACTGATCTACCCCCCGGACCGTACGGAGAAGCAGGTCGAACAGCAGAACGCCGAGGAGTGGACCGAGTCGCAGAACAGCGCGGTCACGGTCGCACTGACCAAACTGGGCTACCCCGTACGCGCGGCGGTCAACAAGGTCACCGACGGCGGCGCCGCGACCGGCATTCTGCAGAAGGACGACATCATCACAGCCGTCGACGGCACCGCGGTCGACGGTCCGTCGAAGCTGACCGAGCTCGTGCGGGCCAAACCGGCCGGCAGCACGCTCACCATCTCCTACCAGCGGGCGGGCAAGGCCTCGACCGCGAAGATCACCACCAAGGCCTCCGCGGACGACAACACGCCGCGGCTGGGAATCGAGATCGCCCCGAAACAGGACGCCCCGTTCAAGGTCGAGATCGATCTCGACAAGATCGGCGGGCCGAGCGCCGGCCTGATGTTCACGCTCGGGATCATGGACAAGCTGGAGCCGGCCGACCTGACCGGCGGAAAGATCATTGCGGGTACGGGAACGATCGACAACGACGGCAACGTGGGTCCGATCGGCGGGATCCCGCAGAAGCTCGTCGGCGCCAAGAAAGCCGGCGCTCAGCTGTTCCTCGTGCCCAAGGGAAACTGCGCCGAAGCACTACGGAACACGGTCGAGGGGCTTCCGATGGCCGAGGTGGCCACCGTGGACGACGCGCTCACGGCGCTCAAGACCTTCACGGGTGGTGGCACCCCCAAGCCATGCTCGGCCGCGTGACAGATGACGTACGGTGAGACACCGGCCCGACTGAAATGTGGAGCCTCCGTTGGTAATGCGTAACAGCCCTCTGCCGAGGATGAGCCGGCGCGGTCGCGTCACCGTCGGCGTCCTGGTCGGGGTCTTTCTTCTTTTCACGCTGCTCGGGTGGGGCATCGACGCGTACACCGATTACCTCTGGTTCAACGAGGTCGACTTCGTCAACGTCTTCTCCGGTGTTCTGCTCACCCGGCTCCTGCTGTTCCTGGTCATCGGCCTCGCGGTCGCGCTGATCATCGCAGGCAACCTCTACCTGGCCTACCGGCTGCGACCACTGCTGCGGCCGCACTCCGCCGAACAGGCGACGCTCGAGCGCTACCGCATGATCCTCGCGCCGCGCCTGGGCACCTGGATCACCGTCCTCACGGTGATCATCGGCTTCTTCGCGGGCCTGTCCGCGCAGGGCCGGTGGAAGGACTGGATGCTGTTCCGCAACGGCGGCAGCTTCGGCATCCAGGACCCGGAGCACAAAGTGGACGTCGGGTGGTACGTCTTCGACTACCCGATGCTGCGCTACGTGCTCGGTGTCGCCTTCACCGCCGTGGTGCTCTCGGTGCTCGGCTCGCTGGCCATGCACTACATCTTCGGCGGCGTCCGCCTGCAGGGCGTCGGCGACCGGATGACCACCGGCGCCCGGGCCCACCTGACCTCCCTGGTCGCGCTGTTCGTGCTGCTCAAGGCCGTGGCGTACGTGCTCGACCGGCGCGCCTTGCTGCTCGAGCAGCACGTCTCGCCGGGCCTTTACGGCGCGGGCTATACCGACGTCAACGCGCTGATGCCGGCCAAGGAGATACTGGCGTACATCTCGATCGTCGTGGCGATCGCGATCATCGTGTTCTCCAACGCGGGCATGCGGAACCTGGTATGGCCCGGCGTCTCGCTGGCCCTGCTGGCGATCTCGGCCGTGGCCATCGGCGGCATCTACCCGCTCGCCGTGCAGAACTTCTCGGTCAAGCCCAGCCTCAGCGAGAAGGAAGCGCCGTACATCCAGCGCTCGATCGACGCCACCAGAGCGGCCTTCGGCCTCGGCGACACCCAGGTCGATCCCTACCGCGCGACCACTGTCGTCCCGCCCAGCGGGCTGGCCACCAACGCCAGCGCTCAGAACGCCCGCCTGATCGACCCGCAGCTGGTCTCGCAGGCGTTCACCCAGTCGCAGCAGTCCCGCGGCTTCTACGACTTCGGCGCCAAACTCGACGTCGACCGCTACTCGATCAACAACAAGACCGGCGACTACGTGGTCGGCGTACGTGAGATCAACGACGACAAACTGACCCCGCAGCAGCGCAACTGGCTCAACCGGCACACCGTCTACACCCACGGCTACGGCCTGGTGGCGGCGCCGGCCAACCAGTTCTGCGGCGGCCTGCCGTACTTCGTCTCCGGCTTCCTCGGCGACGACCGCCCGAGCAACTGCTCCGCGACGAAGGAAGAGATCGAGGTCGACCAGCCGCGGATCTACTACGGCGAGCAGTCGACCGAGTACGCGATCGTCGGCCAGGAGGACGAGAACCGCCGGGTCGAGTTCGACCGCCCGCAGGAGGACAACAACAACGCCGAGGAGCTCTACACCTACACCGGTGAGGGCGGCGTCTCGATCGGCTCGTTCTTCCGCCGGCTGGTCTTCGCGATCAAGAACACCGAGAGCAACTTCGTGCTCTCCGACGCGGTCAACTCCGACTCCAAGCTCATGTACATCCGTGAGCCGCGAGCCCGGGTCGAGAAGGTCGCGCCGTTCCTGACCATCGACGGCGACCCGTACCCGGCCGCCGTGGACGGGCGGATCGTGTGGATCCTCGACGGCTACACGACGTCGAACTCCTACCCGTACTCGCAGAAGATCAACCTGGCCACCGAGACGCAGGACGAACTGACCGGTCAGGGGCAGTTCGCCCTGGCCCGCGACGACGTCAACTACATGCGCAACTCGGTCAAGGCGACCGTCGACGCGTACGACGGCACGGTCAAGCTGTACGAGTTCGACGACAACGACCCGGTGCTCAAGGCGTGGAACAAGGCCTTCGGCGGCGACCTGATCATCCCCAAGGCCGAGACGCCGCAGTCCCTCGAGGACCACTTCCGCTACCCGCAGGACCTGTTCAAGGTGCAGCGCAACCTGCTCACCCGGTTCCACGTGACCGACCCGCAGGCGTTCTTCTCCGGGCAGGACTTCTGGCAGGTGCCGAACGCGCCCGACTCGCCGTCGAACAACCAGAAGCAGCCGCCGTTCTACCTCAACGTGCAACTGCCCGAGCAGGACCAGACCCGGTTCCAGCTGACCGCCGGCGTCACACCGGCCAACCGCGAAAACCTGGCCGCGTTGATCTCCGGCTCGTACGTCGACAACAAACCCGTGCTGCAAGTGCTCGAACTACCGGACCAGACAGTCACACCAGGCCCGGTGCAGGTGCACCAGAAGATGACGGCCAACGCCGACGTGCGGCAACAGATCACCCTGCTGTCCAACAACGCGCAGTCCCAGGTGCTCTACGGCAACCTGATAACCCTGCCCGTCGAAGGCGGCGTGCTCTACGTCGAGCCGGTCTACGTCAGACCCAGCAACCAGGAGAACGCGGCACCCCAGCTGCAGAAGATCCTCATGTCGTACGGCGACGGCGGCACGTACGTGGTGCTCGCCAACAGCCTCAGCGAAGGTCTGAAACAACTGGTCGACAAGGGCAAAGCGGCCCAGAGCGGCAACAACAACACCGGCAACAACAACAATTCCGGCGGTACGGGCACCACCCCGCCGCCGCCGGACAGCCTCACCGGTGAACTGGCCGCCGCCGCGACCGCGCTCGACCAGGCCATCGCCAACGTCAGGACGGCCCAGCAGTCCGGCGACTTCGCCCGCTACGGCGAAGCGCTCAAGGCCCTCGACACCGCGATGACCAACTTCGAGAACGCCCGCAACGCCGCCGGCGGAGCAACCCCCAACCCGTCCGGCTCGGCGGCCGCACCATCGCCCACCCCGAGCGGCTGACCTTCCTGGGACCCCGGTGACCCGCCGTGTCGCGGGTCACCGGGACCCGTTTTGCAGCCGACGTCAGGGTTGCGCTAGTGTTAACAGGCCGACGCGGGGTGGAGCAGCTCGGTAGCTCGCTGGGCTCATAACCCAGAGGTCGCAGGTTCAAATCCTGTCCCCGCTACGAGTCAGGAGTCCCCTGTCCGCTGTTGTGCGCGGACCGGGGACTCTTCGCATTTCTGCCCGGGGGCCGAGCCCCCAGACCCCACGTTCCGGTGGGGGCGGGGGTGCGTTGGTTGCGGGTGGTCCTGCGACTTCGTCGCGGTTGGGGTTGGCGACTTCGTCGCCGCTCTTGTCACCCGCCTCCACGACTTTTGCTAGCGCAGCGTCGTGCAGCAATGCCTGCCCGGCCGGCTACCGCGCACCACCGACCTGGTCTTCGTACGGCAAATGACCGCCCTCCACGGCCTGGGCTGGCTTCTGTGTCTGCTTGGGCTTGGCTTTAAGCGCGGTATTCGGCTTGGTCCGGCCTCTGCGTCTGCTTGGTCTTCGCCTTGGTGTGGTCTGCGCGTCTGCTTGAGTTCCGGCTTGGCCCCGTCCTCACCTTGACGCGGGCTGCGCGTCTGGTTGGCTTCCGCTTGGCCCGGTCCTCGTCGTGGTCCGGTCGCCGCCTTGGTCCGGGTCCTCGTCTTGGCACGGTCTCCGAGTCGGCATGGCCTTAGCCTGGCCTTTGTTAGGCGGGGTCTCCGAGTCAGCTTGGCTTTAGCCTGGCCTCCGCCTGCCTCCGCCTGCCTCCGCCTGGCGCCGTCTGCGCGTCTGCGCTTGAGTTCCGTCTTGGTCCGGTCGCCGTATTGGGCCGGTTCGCTGCCTGGCCGGTTCGCTGCCTGGCCGGTTCGCTGCTAGGCCGGTTGCCGCCTGGTCCGGTTGCCGCCTGGTCCGGTCGTCGTCTTGGTGCGGTCTGCGCGTCCGCTTGGCTGTCGTCTTGGCCTGGCCTCTGCCTGGGCGCGGTCTGCGCGTCTGCCTGGCCTCCGTGCTTGTTGGTGTCTCACTCCAGTGTTGGTGTCCCACTCCAGCCCGGCACGGCTCGGCCCTGGCCGTCGCGATCAGGGTTTTCGGTCTAATTCAGCCGCGGTGCGGCGCGTGTCAACGGCGCTGAAATCTGACCACGGCGGCGAGACCTGGAAATCGTGTGTCGTAGGGGTCGGTTTTACGCAGCGCGGGCAGCGCGGGCAGCCCGGGCTTGGATTTCGTTCGTGGGGGT from the Paractinoplanes abujensis genome contains:
- a CDS encoding YlbL family protein, producing MRRRGVTVILGALITALLAVGVMAAPLPYVVLKPGPTVNTLGSDNGTEVIQVTDAKTTTSAGQLRLTTVNVQSQVELVWAISSWFSSSDAVVPRELIYPPDRTEKQVEQQNAEEWTESQNSAVTVALTKLGYPVRAAVNKVTDGGAATGILQKDDIITAVDGTAVDGPSKLTELVRAKPAGSTLTISYQRAGKASTAKITTKASADDNTPRLGIEIAPKQDAPFKVEIDLDKIGGPSAGLMFTLGIMDKLEPADLTGGKIIAGTGTIDNDGNVGPIGGIPQKLVGAKKAGAQLFLVPKGNCAEALRNTVEGLPMAEVATVDDALTALKTFTGGGTPKPCSAA
- a CDS encoding UPF0182 family membrane protein, whose protein sequence is MSRRGRVTVGVLVGVFLLFTLLGWGIDAYTDYLWFNEVDFVNVFSGVLLTRLLLFLVIGLAVALIIAGNLYLAYRLRPLLRPHSAEQATLERYRMILAPRLGTWITVLTVIIGFFAGLSAQGRWKDWMLFRNGGSFGIQDPEHKVDVGWYVFDYPMLRYVLGVAFTAVVLSVLGSLAMHYIFGGVRLQGVGDRMTTGARAHLTSLVALFVLLKAVAYVLDRRALLLEQHVSPGLYGAGYTDVNALMPAKEILAYISIVVAIAIIVFSNAGMRNLVWPGVSLALLAISAVAIGGIYPLAVQNFSVKPSLSEKEAPYIQRSIDATRAAFGLGDTQVDPYRATTVVPPSGLATNASAQNARLIDPQLVSQAFTQSQQSRGFYDFGAKLDVDRYSINNKTGDYVVGVREINDDKLTPQQRNWLNRHTVYTHGYGLVAAPANQFCGGLPYFVSGFLGDDRPSNCSATKEEIEVDQPRIYYGEQSTEYAIVGQEDENRRVEFDRPQEDNNNAEELYTYTGEGGVSIGSFFRRLVFAIKNTESNFVLSDAVNSDSKLMYIREPRARVEKVAPFLTIDGDPYPAAVDGRIVWILDGYTTSNSYPYSQKINLATETQDELTGQGQFALARDDVNYMRNSVKATVDAYDGTVKLYEFDDNDPVLKAWNKAFGGDLIIPKAETPQSLEDHFRYPQDLFKVQRNLLTRFHVTDPQAFFSGQDFWQVPNAPDSPSNNQKQPPFYLNVQLPEQDQTRFQLTAGVTPANRENLAALISGSYVDNKPVLQVLELPDQTVTPGPVQVHQKMTANADVRQQITLLSNNAQSQVLYGNLITLPVEGGVLYVEPVYVRPSNQENAAPQLQKILMSYGDGGTYVVLANSLSEGLKQLVDKGKAAQSGNNNTGNNNNSGGTGTTPPPPDSLTGELAAAATALDQAIANVRTAQQSGDFARYGEALKALDTAMTNFENARNAAGGATPNPSGSAAAPSPTPSG